The following proteins are co-located in the Paraburkholderia phytofirmans PsJN genome:
- the mutY gene encoding A/G-specific adenine glycosylase, with product MPSRLTPRSTSPAAPQAPAFPVMSDFSTRLIAWQRQHGRHDLPWQNTRDPYRIWLSEIMLQQTQVSTVIPYYAKFLARFPTVAALAAAPSDDVMALWAGLGYYTRARNLHRCAQVVIEQHGGAFPASVEELAELPGIGRSTAAAIASFAFGARATILDGNVKRVLARVFGVEGFPGEKKVENAMWTLAESLLPSNASDADVSAYTQGLMDLGATLCVRGKPDCLRCPFAADCVANVTGRQRVLPTARPKKTVPTRHTWMLVLRDGNAVMLEKRPPSGIWGGLWSLPEAADEAALAERARAFGGDGAVSPLAPLTHVFTHFKLDIEPRLAELDRGVGALAALGDADTAWVALSDLDSFGVPAPVRKLLDGLQGSLI from the coding sequence ATGCCTTCTCGCTTAACTCCGCGTTCCACTTCGCCCGCCGCGCCGCAAGCGCCTGCTTTTCCAGTCATGTCCGATTTTTCCACGCGACTGATCGCGTGGCAGCGTCAACATGGCCGGCATGATTTGCCGTGGCAAAACACACGCGATCCGTATCGCATCTGGCTGTCGGAAATCATGCTGCAGCAGACGCAGGTGTCGACGGTGATTCCGTACTACGCGAAATTTCTCGCGCGTTTTCCGACCGTTGCCGCGCTCGCCGCCGCGCCGTCCGACGACGTGATGGCGTTGTGGGCCGGCCTTGGCTATTACACGCGAGCTCGCAATCTGCATCGCTGTGCGCAAGTCGTGATCGAGCAGCATGGTGGCGCGTTTCCGGCATCGGTTGAGGAACTGGCGGAATTGCCGGGCATCGGCCGCTCGACGGCGGCGGCGATCGCGTCCTTCGCGTTCGGCGCGCGCGCGACGATTCTCGACGGCAACGTGAAGCGCGTGCTGGCGCGCGTGTTCGGCGTCGAAGGTTTCCCCGGCGAAAAGAAAGTCGAGAACGCGATGTGGACGCTGGCGGAATCGCTGCTTCCGTCGAACGCATCGGATGCCGATGTCAGCGCGTACACGCAAGGCCTGATGGATCTCGGCGCGACGCTGTGCGTGCGCGGCAAGCCGGACTGTCTGCGCTGCCCGTTCGCCGCCGACTGCGTCGCTAACGTGACCGGACGCCAGCGCGTACTGCCCACGGCGCGTCCGAAAAAGACCGTGCCGACGCGCCACACATGGATGCTGGTGCTGCGCGACGGCAACGCGGTGATGTTGGAGAAGCGTCCGCCGTCGGGCATTTGGGGCGGCTTGTGGAGCCTGCCCGAAGCCGCCGACGAAGCCGCGCTCGCCGAGCGTGCGCGCGCGTTCGGCGGCGACGGTGCGGTCTCGCCGCTCGCGCCGCTCACGCATGTATTCACGCATTTCAAACTGGATATCGAGCCGCGGCTCGCGGAACTGGATCGCGGAGTCGGTGCTCTGGCCGCATTGGGCGACGCCGACACCGCGTGGGTCGCGCTCAGCGATCTCGATTCGTTCGGAGTGCCCGCGCCGGTGCGCAAACTGCTGGACGGGTTGCAGGGCTCGCTGATCTGA
- a CDS encoding LON peptidase substrate-binding domain-containing protein: MSSTSTVLADVPLFPLHTVLFPDGLLPLKIFEARYLDMARDCLREKTPFGVCLLKSGAEVARAEEPSVPEAIGCLAEIDECDVEAFGMLLIRARGTRRFRLLSHRVESSGLLVGMAEPLGEDMPLEGNEQLAKFGACAEVLERIIATIRERDPDSLPFAEPFRLEDPSWVSNRLAEVLPIALRARQKLMELQDAGARIDVVHHYMQQHQLL; the protein is encoded by the coding sequence ATGTCTTCTACTTCTACTGTGCTTGCCGATGTGCCGCTGTTTCCGCTGCATACGGTGCTGTTTCCCGACGGACTGCTGCCGCTGAAGATTTTCGAAGCGCGCTATCTCGACATGGCGCGCGACTGTCTGCGCGAAAAAACGCCGTTCGGCGTGTGCCTGCTGAAAAGCGGCGCGGAAGTAGCGCGTGCGGAAGAGCCTTCGGTGCCCGAAGCAATCGGCTGTCTCGCTGAAATCGACGAGTGCGATGTCGAAGCCTTCGGCATGCTGCTGATTCGCGCGCGCGGCACGCGGCGTTTTCGTCTGCTGTCGCATCGCGTCGAATCGAGCGGTTTGCTGGTCGGCATGGCGGAGCCGCTCGGCGAGGACATGCCGCTCGAAGGCAACGAGCAATTGGCCAAATTCGGCGCCTGCGCGGAGGTGCTTGAGCGGATCATTGCGACGATTCGCGAGCGCGATCCGGACAGCCTGCCGTTCGCGGAACCGTTCAGGCTCGAAGATCCGTCATGGGTGTCGAATCGTCTTGCCGAAGTGCTGCCGATCGCGCTGCGCGCTCGCCAGAAACTGATGGAATTGCAGGACGCCGGCGCGCGAATCGATGTGGTTCATCACTACATGCAGCAGCATCAACTGCTCTGA